The following are encoded together in the Daucus carota subsp. sativus chromosome 5, DH1 v3.0, whole genome shotgun sequence genome:
- the LOC108221204 gene encoding uncharacterized protein LOC108221204, translating into MDSHQTLTYADGFLNTSNQEAAEVLAAERKAQQLEQELQVTKDKSAQMMIRLNKMLDDKISEANMASRNQHERIEELEAQVREAEDIVRQLREELRCVQDEHKRVSTKDLQHAGKQLDDKDPPEEAMVYNRQLQSGLCNPLESATDSLVGSDKENLYPHHRTPFGKCTSEAIQMWSLYGPMPELPSILQRSKEHRLYKSRCAHCIEAKMPTKHTQALCKDDCICCLYEIHTTDLILKAAKSATKTMYKKKKPASSKKIPERLFQKVHESRGVPDESASATKSVGRRAKPIEGPILPKGPFRECSKIQVCTQNVIKVSQPTPPPDLNSNGTSAQASSLQHFRYTYQRKRKRETRDIISDGNLC; encoded by the exons ATGGACTCACACCAG ACACTTACTTATGCTGATGGGTTCTTGAATACATCTAACCAAGAAGCTGCGGAAGTACTGGCTGCAGAGAGAAAAGCTCAACAACTTGAGCAAGAACTGCAAGTTACAAAAGATAAGTCGGCTCAAATGATGATTAGGCTGAATAAAATGTTGGATGATAAG ATTAGTGAAGCTAATATGGCATCTCGGAATCAACACGAGAGGATTGAAGAACTCGAAGCACAGGTTAGGGAAGCGGAGGATATAGTGAGGCAGCTCAGAGAAGAGCTGAGATGTGTGCAAGATGAGCATAAGAGGGTGAGTACGAAGGACCTGCAACACGCTGGCAAACAGTTGGATGATAAGGATCCTCCAGAAGAAGCAATGGTGTATAATAGACAGTTGCAGTCTGGTCTGTGCAATCCCTTAGAATCAGCGACAGATTCTCTGGTAGGTTCTGACAAGGAAAATTTATATCCACATCACAGGACCCCATTCGGTAAGTGCACCAGCGAAGCAATTCAGATGTGGAGTTTGTATGGCCCCATGCCTGAATTACCTTCTATACTACAGAGAAGCAAGGAGCACAGATTATACAAAAGTAGGTGCGCACACTGCATTGAAGCGAAGATGCCAACCAAGCATACACAAGCACTGTGCAAAGACGATTGTATTTGCTGTCTCTATGAAATTCATACTACTGACTTGATACTAAAAGCTGCTAAAAGTGCTACCAAGACCATGTACAAGAAGAAAAAACCCGCCTCAAGCAAGAAGATTCCGGAAAGATTGTTCCAAAAGGTACATGAGAGTCGTGGTGTGCCTGATGAATCAGCGTCTGCTACTAAATCAGTAGGAAGAAGGGCTAAGCCTATTGAAGGTCCTATTTTACCAAAAGGTCCTTTTAGGGAATGTTCTAAGATTCAAGTATGCACACAAAACGTCATCAAGGTTAGCCAGCCTACTCCGCCACCTGATCTCAACAGTAATGGGACAAGTGCTCAAGCTTCTTCTCTGCAACATTTCAGATACACATACCAAAGGAAGCGGAAGAGAGAAACTCGAGACATAATTTCTGATGGAAATCTCTGCTGA
- the LOC135152644 gene encoding DUF724 domain-containing protein 2-like produces the protein MTLSRQDDSETPPFNQENAMESAPLQKKDGPGGGVGTPAIVGIDAMENEQSLPFVKNPLLWEDIHSMETYKKMTQKPHFAPLYEHIEEEREGLAVVLET, from the exons ATGACACTATCAAG GCAAGATGATTCCGAAACTCCTCCATTTAATCAAGAGAATGCAATGGAGTCCGCTCCACTTCAGAAAAAGGATGGTCCGG GTGGTGGAGTTGGAACCCCTGCCATTGTAGGCATTGATGCTATGGAGAACGAACAGAGTTTGCCATTTGTTAAGAATCCTCTACTTTGGGAAGATATCCATTCTATGGAAACCTATAAGAAAATGACACAGAAGCCACACTTCGCTCCACTGTACGAACATATAGAAGAAGAACGTGAAGGCTTGGCAGTAGTGTTGGAAACGTGA